A stretch of Gemmatimonadota bacterium DNA encodes these proteins:
- a CDS encoding family 20 glycosylhydrolase produces MIRVPVASSRLAMYAVIGAGLTLPLGAQVRPAAELPVIPAVASARPFEGAWPIPEGLPVEVAYQDDRTLSGYGVRVRMVPADSVNGLESYTLTVAPGAVTITAPRMGGRFYALLTLQQLVDAARAANATAPQIGSVTITDAPRFAYRGMHLDVARHFQPVEFVKRYIDLMARYKLNTFHWHLTDDQGWRLEIKQYPRLTEIGSCRDETMLERNFEPYRGDGIRHCGFYTQDEVRDVVAYAAARNITVVPEIEMPGHAVAALTAYPELGCTPGPFQVMRIWGVSDDIFCPSERTFAFLQDVLTEVLAIFPSTMIHIGGDEAPKVRWKASPLAQEIIQRERLKDEHELQSWFIRRIDAWLTARGRRLVGWDEILEGGLAPGATVMSWRGIGGGIEAAKLGRDVIMTPTSHLYFDYYQGDARFEPLAIGGLVTLEQVYGYEPIPDVLTPAQATHILGAQGNIWTEYLKTPAQVEFMAFPRAIALAEVTWSPKGARSWASFERRLPQALTSLDRLNVNYRLPHVSGLDRDVLTLEPKARVTLGASFAGAEIRYTTDGTDPTARSPLYSRPFEITTTFDGVKVTARAFTADGRSSPPRVAVYRRTNYREADGVQAAALALGLQRAYYETTARTTVGLDTLTPARRGIADEVERTGNERAEGYALIFTGYLEVPANEMYEFGLSSDDGSTLHIGETLVVDNDGLHGSQERTGMIALRTGAHPLTLRYFQAGGGADLRLRMRVGNGPWRDIPRSWLFHKP; encoded by the coding sequence ATGATCCGCGTCCCCGTGGCTTCCTCGCGCCTCGCCATGTACGCCGTCATCGGCGCCGGCCTCACGTTGCCGCTCGGCGCGCAGGTCCGACCCGCGGCCGAGCTGCCGGTGATCCCCGCCGTCGCGAGCGCGCGCCCCTTCGAGGGGGCCTGGCCGATCCCCGAGGGCCTGCCGGTCGAGGTCGCCTATCAGGACGACCGGACGCTGAGCGGGTACGGCGTGCGCGTGCGGATGGTCCCCGCCGACTCGGTGAACGGCCTGGAGAGCTACACGCTCACGGTCGCGCCGGGTGCGGTCACCATCACCGCCCCGAGGATGGGCGGCCGCTTCTACGCGCTCCTGACGCTGCAGCAGCTCGTCGACGCGGCCCGCGCCGCGAATGCGACCGCACCACAGATCGGGTCGGTGACGATCACCGACGCGCCGCGGTTCGCGTATCGCGGGATGCACCTCGATGTCGCCCGGCACTTCCAGCCGGTCGAGTTCGTGAAGCGCTACATCGATCTCATGGCGCGCTACAAGCTCAACACCTTCCACTGGCACCTCACGGACGACCAGGGGTGGCGCCTCGAGATCAAGCAGTATCCGCGCCTCACCGAGATCGGCAGCTGCCGCGACGAGACGATGCTCGAGCGGAACTTCGAGCCGTACCGCGGCGACGGCATCCGGCACTGCGGCTTCTATACGCAGGACGAGGTCCGGGACGTCGTCGCATACGCGGCGGCGCGGAACATCACGGTGGTGCCGGAGATCGAGATGCCCGGCCATGCGGTCGCGGCCCTCACGGCCTACCCCGAGCTCGGCTGCACCCCGGGCCCGTTCCAGGTCATGCGCATCTGGGGCGTGTCGGACGACATCTTCTGCCCGAGCGAGCGGACGTTCGCGTTCCTGCAGGACGTGCTGACCGAGGTGCTCGCGATCTTCCCGTCGACGATGATCCACATCGGGGGTGACGAGGCTCCCAAGGTGCGGTGGAAGGCGAGCCCGCTGGCGCAGGAGATCATCCAGCGCGAGCGATTGAAGGACGAGCACGAGCTGCAGAGCTGGTTCATCCGGCGCATCGATGCCTGGCTCACGGCGCGTGGGCGTCGCCTGGTCGGCTGGGACGAGATCCTCGAGGGCGGACTCGCCCCCGGCGCGACCGTGATGAGCTGGCGCGGCATCGGCGGCGGCATCGAGGCGGCGAAGCTCGGCCGCGACGTGATCATGACGCCGACGTCGCATCTGTACTTCGACTACTACCAGGGCGACGCGCGGTTCGAGCCGCTGGCGATCGGCGGTCTCGTCACGCTCGAGCAGGTGTACGGCTACGAGCCGATCCCCGACGTGCTCACACCGGCGCAGGCCACGCACATCCTCGGCGCGCAGGGGAACATCTGGACCGAGTACCTCAAGACGCCGGCGCAGGTGGAGTTCATGGCCTTCCCGCGCGCGATCGCGCTCGCCGAGGTGACCTGGTCGCCGAAGGGCGCGCGGAGCTGGGCGAGCTTCGAGCGGCGGTTGCCGCAGGCGCTCACGTCGCTCGACCGGCTCAACGTGAACTACCGGTTGCCGCACGTGAGCGGCCTCGACCGGGACGTGCTCACGCTCGAGCCGAAGGCGCGCGTGACGCTCGGTGCCTCGTTCGCCGGCGCGGAGATCCGCTACACGACCGACGGCACCGATCCGACGGCGCGGAGCCCGCTGTACTCGCGGCCGTTCGAGATCACCACCACGTTCGACGGCGTGAAGGTGACCGCGCGCGCGTTCACCGCGGACGGCCGGTCGAGCCCGCCGCGCGTGGCGGTCTATCGTCGCACGAACTACCGCGAGGCGGACGGCGTGCAGGCGGCCGCGCTCGCGCTCGGGCTGCAGCGCGCCTACTACGAGACCACCGCGCGCACCACCGTGGGGCTCGACACGCTGACGCCCGCGCGCCGCGGCATCGCCGACGAGGTGGAGCGCACGGGGAACGAGCGCGCCGAGGGGTACGCGCTCATCTTCACCGGCTATCTCGAGGTCCCGGCGAACGAGATGTACGAGTTCGGCCTCTCGTCCGATGACGGCAGCACGCTGCACATCGGCGAGACGCTCGTAGTGGACAACGACGGCCTGCACGGGAGCCAGGAACGGACGGGGATGATCGCCCTGCGCACCGGGGCACACCCGCTCACCCTGCGCTACTTCCAGGCCGGCGGCGGGGCGGACCTCCGCCTGCGGATGCGCGTCGGCAACGGTCCCTGGCGCGACATCCCCCGCAGCTGGTTGTTCCACAAGCCCTGA
- a CDS encoding NAD(P)/FAD-dependent oxidoreductase produces MRHIVILGAGTAGTVMANRLARRYDTEIREATLAITIVDQDPVHIYQPGLLFIPFGEYTADDVVKGRQAQLAKGVRYIQSAVEELDPAHDIVRLADGQSLRYTLCILATGTRLAPEETEGLTGPGWQEKVFDFYTLDGATKLAEALARFERGRVVINVVEMPIKCPVAPLEFAFLADAYFEKRGIRDQVSITYATPLDGAFTKPACSKSLTHLLTEKGIALETEFNTGRVDGEAGALVSWDERTVPFDLLVTVPLHRGAAFIEAVPGLGNDLGFVRTDPHTLQSKLKENLFAIGDATDVPASKAGSVVHFEAEILEENVRRFLAGEPLDPAFDGHANCFIETGHEKALLIDFNYEVEPLPGNFPFAWGPMPLLKESRLNHLGKLAFRHVYWNALLPGYDFPGIPARMKRTGKQFPAPAAV; encoded by the coding sequence ATGCGACACATCGTCATCCTTGGCGCCGGGACCGCGGGAACCGTGATGGCGAACCGGCTCGCGCGGCGGTACGACACCGAGATCCGCGAGGCGACGCTGGCCATCACCATCGTCGACCAGGACCCGGTGCACATCTACCAGCCCGGATTGCTCTTCATCCCGTTCGGGGAGTACACCGCCGACGATGTCGTGAAGGGACGGCAGGCGCAGCTCGCGAAGGGCGTGCGCTACATCCAGTCGGCCGTCGAGGAGCTCGATCCCGCGCACGACATCGTGCGCCTCGCCGACGGCCAGTCGCTCCGCTACACGCTCTGCATCCTCGCCACCGGGACACGGCTCGCGCCCGAGGAGACCGAGGGCCTCACGGGCCCCGGCTGGCAGGAGAAGGTCTTCGACTTCTACACGCTCGATGGCGCGACCAAGCTCGCCGAGGCGCTCGCGCGCTTCGAGCGGGGTCGCGTGGTGATCAACGTCGTGGAGATGCCGATCAAGTGCCCGGTGGCGCCGCTCGAGTTCGCGTTCCTCGCGGATGCGTACTTCGAGAAGCGCGGCATCCGCGACCAGGTGAGCATCACCTACGCGACGCCGCTCGACGGGGCGTTCACCAAGCCCGCCTGCTCGAAGTCGCTCACGCACCTCCTCACCGAGAAGGGGATCGCGCTCGAGACCGAGTTCAACACGGGGCGCGTCGATGGCGAGGCGGGTGCGCTCGTCTCGTGGGACGAACGCACCGTGCCGTTCGACCTCCTCGTGACGGTCCCGCTCCACCGCGGCGCCGCCTTCATCGAGGCGGTCCCGGGGCTCGGCAACGACCTCGGCTTCGTGCGCACCGATCCGCACACCCTGCAGTCCAAGCTCAAGGAGAACCTCTTCGCGATCGGCGACGCGACCGATGTCCCGGCATCGAAGGCCGGCTCGGTGGTGCACTTCGAGGCGGAGATCCTCGAGGAGAACGTGCGCCGCTTCCTCGCCGGCGAGCCCCTCGATCCCGCGTTCGACGGGCACGCGAACTGCTTCATCGAGACGGGGCACGAGAAGGCGCTGCTCATCGACTTCAACTACGAGGTCGAGCCCCTCCCCGGGAACTTCCCGTTCGCCTGGGGCCCCATGCCGTTGCTCAAGGAGAGCCGGCTCAATCACCTCGGCAAGCTCGCCTTCCGGCACGTCTACTGGAACGCGCTCCTGCCGGGCTACGACTTCCCGGGGATCCCGGCGCGGATGAAGCGCACGGGCAAGCAGTTCCCGGCGCCCGCTGCCGTCTGA
- a CDS encoding DUF4349 domain-containing protein: MRRASLVPALVPDHRRGFAVALATLALAVACSGAAESPAEATMVVGEAKANGYAADVVASPELERGLAARAAMGEPASPPAPAQPGADSAISTMLIRTGHVSVRVDSLEPAMARLQQLAASLGGTVGNVSISAGDFTVRSATLELRIPAARFDAAMAGLRPIGKVEQSAVNAQDVGEEYVDVRARVANARRLESRLIDLLATRTGKLEDVLAVERELARVREEIERNEGRMRWIGARVATSTINVTVSEPAPIVGENPGQSVIGQAFVRAWQNFVGLVAAAIASLGVLVPVAVLGWLVVRWWQGRRRGRMDA, encoded by the coding sequence ATGCGTCGCGCCTCGCTCGTCCCCGCGCTCGTCCCCGACCATCGCCGCGGCTTTGCCGTGGCCCTCGCCACTCTCGCGCTCGCCGTCGCGTGCAGCGGGGCCGCCGAGTCACCGGCGGAGGCCACGATGGTCGTGGGCGAGGCGAAGGCGAACGGCTACGCGGCGGACGTCGTCGCGTCGCCCGAGCTCGAGCGCGGCCTCGCCGCGCGGGCGGCGATGGGCGAACCCGCCTCGCCGCCCGCCCCGGCCCAGCCCGGCGCCGACAGTGCCATCTCGACGATGCTCATCCGCACCGGGCATGTCTCCGTCCGCGTCGATTCGCTCGAGCCCGCGATGGCACGCCTGCAGCAGCTCGCGGCCTCGCTCGGCGGGACGGTGGGCAACGTCTCGATCAGCGCCGGCGACTTCACCGTGCGCAGTGCGACCCTGGAGCTGCGGATCCCCGCCGCCCGGTTCGATGCGGCGATGGCGGGGCTCCGCCCCATCGGGAAGGTCGAGCAGAGTGCGGTGAACGCGCAGGATGTGGGGGAGGAGTACGTCGACGTGCGCGCCCGGGTCGCGAACGCGCGGCGCCTGGAGTCGCGGTTGATCGACCTGCTCGCGACCCGGACGGGGAAGCTCGAGGACGTGCTCGCCGTGGAACGGGAGCTGGCGCGCGTGCGCGAGGAGATCGAGCGCAACGAGGGCCGGATGCGCTGGATCGGTGCGCGCGTCGCGACCAGCACCATCAACGTGACGGTGAGCGAGCCCGCACCGATCGTCGGCGAGAACCCCGGGCAGAGCGTGATCGGCCAGGCGTTCGTGCGGGCGTGGCAGAACTTCGTGGGACTCGTGGCGGCGGCGATCGCGTCGCTCGGGGTGCTCGTCCCGGTCGCCGTACTGGGGTGGCTGGTCGTGCGGTGGTGGCAGGGGCGACGGCGGGGGCGGATGGACGCCTGA
- a CDS encoding TusE/DsrC/DsvC family sulfur relay protein, whose amino-acid sequence MPALTAVARTAEGFLERVEDWDRALAVELAAEAGIAELTPRHWLVIDYMRDTYLARGDAPTIRTLGKESGVTVKELYLLFPKGPAKLAAKIGGIPKPHGCI is encoded by the coding sequence ATGCCTGCCCTGACCGCCGTCGCCCGCACCGCCGAAGGATTCCTCGAGCGCGTCGAGGACTGGGATCGCGCGCTCGCCGTCGAACTCGCTGCCGAAGCGGGGATCGCCGAGCTCACGCCGCGCCACTGGCTCGTGATCGACTACATGCGCGACACCTATCTCGCGCGCGGCGATGCGCCGACCATCCGGACACTCGGCAAGGAATCGGGCGTCACGGTGAAGGAACTCTACCTGCTCTTCCCGAAGGGACCGGCGAAGCTCGCCGCGAAGATCGGGGGCATCCCCAAGCCGCACGGCTGCATCTGA
- a CDS encoding DUF4159 domain-containing protein translates to MTRRPRLRTLGIAVLLMIAGTPLAWAQFGRVREEPNAPYDGRFSFVRLRYNGGGRGGWAFDYPAMERNFMTVLNDLTTIHPHVRESNIHDMDDPALFRHAVAYLSEPGYWAPSREEVQGLRTWLLKGGFLIVDDFYGRQWENFARVMGTVLPEGRMVPLDLAHPVFHSFFDIRTLEGMHHPQSRAMRAEFLGIFEDNDPRKRLMVVVNYNNDIGDYMEWSGAGWYPVDFTNDAYKFATNYLVYGMSR, encoded by the coding sequence ATGACGCGTCGACCGCGGCTGCGCACCCTGGGGATCGCCGTGCTGCTGATGATCGCCGGCACCCCGCTCGCGTGGGCGCAGTTCGGCCGCGTGCGCGAGGAGCCGAATGCACCGTACGACGGACGCTTCAGCTTCGTGCGCCTCCGCTACAACGGGGGCGGGCGCGGCGGGTGGGCGTTCGACTACCCGGCGATGGAACGGAACTTCATGACGGTCCTCAACGACCTGACGACGATCCATCCGCACGTGCGCGAGAGCAACATCCATGACATGGACGACCCGGCGCTGTTCCGCCACGCGGTCGCATACCTCTCGGAGCCGGGGTACTGGGCCCCCTCGCGCGAGGAGGTGCAGGGCCTCCGCACCTGGCTGCTGAAGGGCGGGTTCCTCATCGTCGACGACTTCTACGGCCGGCAGTGGGAGAACTTCGCGCGCGTGATGGGCACCGTGCTTCCCGAGGGGCGGATGGTGCCGCTCGACCTCGCGCACCCGGTCTTCCACTCGTTCTTCGACATCCGGACCCTCGAGGGGATGCATCACCCCCAGAGCCGCGCGATGCGCGCCGAGTTCCTCGGCATCTTCGAGGACAACGATCCGCGCAAGCGGCTGATGGTCGTCGTCAACTACAACAACGACATCGGCGATTACATGGAGTGGTCGGGGGCGGGGTGGTACCCGGTGGACTTCACCAACGACGCCTACAAGTTCGCGACGAACTACCTCGTCTACGGCATGAGCCGCTGA
- a CDS encoding DsrE/DsrF/DrsH-like family protein, producing MSTSTDTAGAPGTSVADQPITKVSIIVSKGSLEGIYPALILANGARMEGIEANVFFTFFGMDAINKARHDHIKVATVGNPGLHIATWLGGVPGMSALVTQQMMKSMEKLDIPPIPEFIELIADSGAKLYACKASVDMFGLSRADFIDQVDSIITVGDFYQMAGGGQIIFT from the coding sequence ATGTCCACCAGCACCGACACCGCAGGCGCGCCGGGCACCAGCGTCGCCGACCAGCCCATCACCAAGGTCTCGATCATCGTCTCCAAGGGCTCGCTCGAGGGGATCTATCCCGCGCTGATCCTCGCGAACGGCGCGCGCATGGAGGGGATCGAGGCGAACGTCTTCTTCACCTTCTTCGGGATGGACGCCATCAACAAGGCGCGGCACGACCACATCAAGGTCGCGACCGTCGGCAATCCCGGCCTGCACATCGCCACCTGGCTCGGCGGCGTCCCCGGCATGTCGGCGCTCGTCACGCAGCAGATGATGAAGTCGATGGAGAAGCTCGACATCCCGCCGATCCCCGAGTTCATCGAGCTCATCGCCGACTCGGGCGCCAAGCTCTACGCCTGCAAGGCGAGCGTCGACATGTTCGGGCTCTCGCGCGCCGACTTCATCGACCAGGTCGACTCGATCATCACGGTCGGCGATTTCTACCAGATGGCGGGGGGCGGTCAGATCATCTTCACCTGA
- a CDS encoding carboxypeptidase regulatory-like domain-containing protein — protein MPLRRLLLILLLILSARGAAAQSVRGVIVTGDSLPVAGAVVTLLDSLGAVAATALSDEGGYFDLRAPRRGTWRLRAEAVGFARVTSFPFELATAEVLRRRVQLTDATSSLRNIEVREGARCDVRPAEGTQVALLWDEARKSLAAAAASASTAPPLAFDYDEIEYDSTFLRVRSVSRTTTVGRAERGYRSDAPRALRELGYARRIDTTETYFAPDARVLLSDEFAATHCFSLVPDDPTSIRRVGIGFTPVGNRPGRLDVAGVLWLDRQTYALDRVDFRYDPLLSADLPDSTFGGRVRFARLPTGHVIVTQWVMRLPIFAAADDGRLARSGQTSQMLIRAEQREVVAGVKLVRGAARAFDAPPEPLPTVNAAPRRAAGAPSCNDAGRPAPGTNGIAGVVEDARGRAVGGARVRASWHQPFALGGRVVFREQWVESGADALGRYALCQLPVGTRVSLSARTPNAASGRTRLDLAAGAVGPVRLAVAPWPRSVPPAGPGEVQGRLLGRDGRPVAGAEVRVFPGSTRLATDSAGRFRIPDAAPGMRDLFVKRFGYVPVMIAVEVTAGDTASVTLQMEGTAQALAPVVIEARVTSMSLAGFELRRAQGVGAGTFITPEQIRARDNGSLQSLLRSFTRVRIEESAMTGDIRMYGRGGDNPDGSFVPDRCTVKIMLDGALLPDASPITALPPLREIAAIELYVSIGSVPPMYSFAQPECGLMVVWTRDSGSP, from the coding sequence ATGCCGCTGCGCCGCCTGCTGCTCATCCTCCTGCTGATCCTGTCCGCGCGCGGCGCCGCCGCCCAGAGCGTGCGAGGCGTCATCGTCACGGGCGATTCGCTTCCCGTCGCCGGGGCGGTCGTCACGCTCCTCGACTCGCTCGGCGCCGTCGCGGCCACGGCGCTCTCCGACGAGGGCGGCTACTTCGACCTGCGGGCCCCACGTCGCGGGACCTGGCGGCTCCGCGCCGAGGCGGTGGGGTTCGCGCGCGTCACCTCCTTCCCGTTCGAACTCGCCACCGCGGAGGTGCTGCGCCGACGCGTGCAGCTGACCGACGCGACCTCGAGCCTTCGCAACATCGAGGTGCGCGAGGGCGCGCGATGCGACGTGCGCCCCGCCGAAGGGACGCAGGTCGCCCTGCTCTGGGACGAGGCGCGGAAGTCGCTCGCCGCGGCCGCGGCGTCGGCGAGCACCGCGCCGCCGCTCGCCTTCGACTACGACGAGATCGAGTACGACAGCACCTTCCTCCGCGTCCGCTCCGTCTCGCGGACGACCACGGTGGGGCGCGCCGAACGCGGCTACCGAAGTGATGCGCCGCGCGCGCTGCGCGAGTTGGGATACGCGCGTCGCATCGACACGACCGAGACCTACTTCGCCCCCGACGCGCGCGTGCTGCTCTCCGACGAGTTCGCCGCGACGCACTGCTTCTCGCTCGTGCCGGATGATCCCACGTCGATCCGGCGCGTGGGGATCGGCTTCACGCCCGTGGGGAATCGACCGGGGCGTCTGGACGTGGCCGGCGTGCTCTGGCTCGACCGGCAGACGTACGCGCTCGACCGCGTGGACTTCCGCTACGATCCGCTGCTGAGCGCGGACCTCCCCGATTCGACGTTCGGCGGCCGCGTGCGCTTCGCGCGGCTGCCCACCGGGCACGTCATCGTCACGCAGTGGGTGATGCGGCTCCCCATCTTCGCGGCCGCGGACGACGGTCGGCTCGCGCGGAGCGGCCAGACGTCGCAGATGCTCATCCGCGCCGAGCAGCGCGAGGTCGTCGCGGGCGTGAAGCTCGTGCGCGGTGCGGCGCGTGCGTTCGATGCGCCGCCCGAGCCATTGCCGACGGTGAATGCGGCACCGCGCCGTGCCGCCGGCGCGCCCTCGTGCAACGACGCGGGCCGCCCGGCCCCGGGAACGAATGGCATCGCGGGCGTCGTGGAGGACGCGCGCGGACGCGCGGTCGGCGGCGCGCGAGTACGCGCGAGCTGGCACCAACCGTTCGCCCTCGGCGGGCGCGTGGTGTTCCGCGAGCAGTGGGTCGAGTCCGGCGCGGACGCGTTGGGACGCTACGCACTCTGCCAGCTGCCGGTGGGCACGCGCGTGAGCCTGAGTGCGCGCACGCCGAACGCCGCGTCGGGACGCACGCGCCTCGACCTCGCGGCGGGCGCCGTCGGGCCGGTGCGTCTCGCGGTCGCGCCCTGGCCGCGGAGCGTTCCCCCCGCGGGTCCCGGCGAGGTGCAGGGTCGCCTCCTCGGTCGCGACGGGCGTCCGGTCGCTGGTGCGGAAGTGCGGGTCTTCCCCGGCTCCACGCGCCTCGCAACGGACTCGGCTGGCCGCTTTCGCATCCCGGACGCCGCGCCCGGCATGCGCGACCTCTTCGTGAAGCGCTTCGGCTATGTCCCCGTGATGATCGCCGTGGAGGTCACCGCCGGCGACACCGCGAGCGTGACGTTGCAGATGGAGGGGACGGCGCAGGCGCTCGCCCCGGTGGTGATCGAGGCGCGGGTGACGTCGATGAGCCTCGCGGGGTTCGAGCTCCGACGTGCGCAGGGCGTCGGGGCGGGGACGTTCATCACGCCCGAGCAGATCCGGGCGCGCGACAACGGCAGCCTGCAGTCGCTCCTGCGCAGCTTCACGCGCGTGCGGATCGAGGAGTCGGCCATGACCGGGGACATCCGCATGTACGGCCGCGGTGGCGACAATCCCGACGGCTCGTTCGTGCCGGACCGCTGCACGGTGAAGATCATGCTCGACGGTGCGCTGCTCCCCGATGCCTCGCCGATCACCGCGTTGCCTCCGCTGCGCGAGATCGCCGCCATCGAACTCTATGTGTCGATCGGCTCGGTGCCGCCGATGTACAGCTTCGCTCAGCCCGAATGCGGCCTCATGGTCGTCTGGACGCGCGACAGCGGCTCGCCCTGA
- the mtgA gene encoding monofunctional biosynthetic peptidoglycan transglycosylase, with protein MPAPSRLARARAALPSLWRRARRWILLAILALVVGPFVLVLPLNFVQPFTTMVMPRRAVQRTIDGRSPRYPRRDVVSRDAISPHLRRAVLASEDDRFYLHWGFDLEEIQNALERAKRGRRLRGASTITQQVAKNLFLWEGRSYVRKGYEAYLTLVLEICLPKDRILDLYLNLAEWGDGVFGAEMAARTHFRKSAKSLSREEAARLAAVLPSPIRWSPNGAVAGRRAPGILEKMRYAAPRE; from the coding sequence ATGCCTGCCCCCTCCCGCCTCGCCCGCGCCCGCGCGGCGCTGCCCTCGCTCTGGCGGCGCGCACGTCGCTGGATCCTCCTCGCGATCCTCGCGCTCGTCGTCGGGCCGTTCGTGCTGGTCCTGCCGCTCAACTTCGTGCAGCCGTTCACGACGATGGTGATGCCGCGCCGCGCGGTGCAGCGGACCATCGACGGGAGGTCGCCGCGCTATCCCCGACGCGATGTCGTCTCTCGCGACGCGATCTCGCCGCACCTGCGCCGCGCCGTGCTCGCGTCGGAGGACGACCGCTTCTACCTCCATTGGGGGTTCGACCTCGAGGAGATCCAGAACGCGCTCGAGCGCGCGAAGCGCGGGCGACGGCTTCGCGGCGCCTCGACCATCACCCAGCAGGTCGCGAAGAACCTCTTCCTCTGGGAAGGCCGGTCGTACGTCCGGAAGGGTTACGAGGCGTACCTCACGCTCGTGCTCGAGATCTGCCTGCCGAAGGACCGGATCCTCGACCTCTACCTGAACCTGGCCGAGTGGGGGGACGGGGTCTTCGGGGCGGAGATGGCGGCGCGGACGCACTTCCGGAAGTCGGCCAAGTCGCTGTCGCGCGAGGAGGCGGCGCGGCTGGCCGCGGTGCTGCCGAGCCCGATCCGATGGAGCCCGAACGGCGCGGTGGCGGGACGCCGTGCACCCGGGATCCTCGAGAAGATGCGGTACGCCGCCCCTCGGGAGTGA
- a CDS encoding sulfatase-like hydrolase/transferase, with amino-acid sequence MRLALLALAAVACAPAGRPAPPAPAPPPNIVLLLADDLGIGETGPWGQREIATPHIDRLAAEGLRFTEFRSSAGVCGPARCSLMLGKHNGTCRLDDNDNDYLRTADITLAERLHEAGYATGLFGKWGLSWDGQPESWPEAQGFDAFFGYRDQVHAHNFYPEWLLDGPDSVRLRNTVPNANRKGAGRATVREDYAPALIKRRALDFVRANRDRPFFLYWATNLPHINNEGSRAPDDGYEVPALGAYADRAWPLGKRSYAAQVSLLDAHLGEVRALLDSLGIAERTLVIFLSDNGATFLRKSNDGATDVVGRWFNGTLDYRGFKGDLYDGGLRVPGIAYWPGRTRAGSTSAARVDFADLHATLVEASGRPAPSGIDGRSFLPELTGRGRWTPRAHHVWFSPDRDQSAVLEGRWKAVWMRDTLRLFDLAADPGERTDLAAREAAIAARLDAIRRAEDRRVVHPRER; translated from the coding sequence ATGCGTCTCGCCCTCCTCGCGCTGGCTGCGGTCGCGTGCGCTCCTGCCGGTCGCCCCGCGCCCCCAGCCCCTGCACCGCCCCCCAACATCGTCCTGCTGCTCGCCGACGACCTCGGCATCGGCGAGACGGGTCCATGGGGACAGCGCGAGATCGCGACGCCCCACATCGACCGGCTCGCCGCCGAGGGCCTGCGATTCACCGAGTTCCGGTCGAGCGCGGGCGTCTGCGGCCCGGCGCGCTGCTCGCTCATGCTCGGCAAGCACAACGGGACCTGCCGGCTCGACGACAACGACAACGACTACCTCCGCACGGCCGACATCACGCTGGCGGAACGGCTGCACGAGGCCGGATACGCGACGGGTCTCTTCGGGAAATGGGGACTCAGCTGGGACGGCCAGCCCGAGAGCTGGCCGGAGGCGCAGGGCTTCGACGCCTTCTTCGGATACCGCGACCAGGTGCACGCGCACAACTTCTACCCGGAGTGGTTGCTCGACGGCCCCGATTCCGTGCGGCTCCGGAACACCGTCCCCAACGCGAACCGGAAGGGCGCGGGCCGCGCGACCGTGCGCGAGGACTACGCACCTGCGCTGATCAAGCGCCGCGCCCTCGATTTCGTGCGCGCGAACCGCGACCGGCCCTTCTTCCTCTACTGGGCCACCAACCTCCCGCACATCAACAACGAAGGGAGCCGTGCCCCCGACGATGGCTACGAGGTCCCCGCGCTCGGGGCGTACGCCGATCGCGCCTGGCCGCTCGGGAAGCGCAGCTATGCTGCGCAGGTCTCGCTCCTCGACGCGCATCTCGGCGAGGTCCGCGCGCTGCTCGACTCGCTCGGGATCGCCGAGCGGACGCTCGTGATCTTCCTCTCCGACAACGGCGCGACCTTCCTGCGCAAGTCGAACGATGGCGCCACCGATGTGGTGGGCCGCTGGTTCAACGGCACGCTCGACTATCGTGGCTTCAAGGGTGACCTCTACGACGGCGGCCTCCGCGTCCCCGGCATCGCCTACTGGCCGGGTCGCACGCGAGCGGGAAGCACCTCGGCGGCGCGCGTGGACTTCGCGGACCTGCATGCCACGCTCGTCGAGGCATCGGGCAGGCCGGCGCCTTCAGGGATCGACGGCCGTTCGTTCCTGCCCGAACTCACCGGCCGCGGCCGCTGGACCCCGCGGGCGCACCACGTCTGGTTCTCGCCCGACCGCGACCAGTCCGCCGTCCTCGAGGGCCGATGGAAGGCGGTGTGGATGCGCGACACGCTGCGCCTCTTCGATCTCGCGGCCGATCCGGGCGAACGCACGGATCTCGCCGCGCGCGAAGCGGCCATCGCGGCACGACTCGATGCGATCCGGCGAGCCGAGGACCGGCGCGTCGTACATCCGCGAGAGCGTTGA